A single window of Ictalurus furcatus strain D&B chromosome 3, Billie_1.0, whole genome shotgun sequence DNA harbors:
- the dnajb14 gene encoding dnaJ homolog subfamily B member 14, protein MEGNRDEAEKCINIATKALEAGDKEKAIKFLNKAEKLFPTDKAKVLLEALLKNGSSAGNGGAYHRKSANGTESTATPPPQHNQESANSDLPKNFNKEQVEGVQRIKRCKDYYEVLGVSKDVNEEELKKAYRKLALKFHPDKNHAPGATEAFKKIGNAYAVLSNAEKRRQYDVSGGEEPSSPGQGGHGGFDFHRGFEADITPEDLFNMFFGGGFPASSTFANSRDRYTQQTEHVRREREERGDGGFSMFIQLMPIVVLILVSILSQLMVSTPPYSLYSRPSTGQTLKRQTENLHVDYYVTRDFKSEFKGSALQKIEKSVEDDYVSNVRNNCWKERQTKTDLLYAAKVYRDERLRRKAELMTMDNCKELDRLNELFRGG, encoded by the exons ATGGAAGGCAACAGAGACGAAGCGGAAAAATGTATCAATATAGCGACGAAGGCCCTCGAAGCAGGAGACAAAGAAAAGGCCATAAAATTCCTGAACAAAGCGGAGAAATTATTCCCGACTGACAAAGCGAAAG TGTTGTTGGAGGCGTTGTTGAAGAACGGCAGTTCGGCGGGTAATGGAGGAGCGTACCACAGGAAGTCCGCGAACGGCACTGAGTCGACGGCGACGCCTCCACCACAACACAACCAGGAATCGGCAAACAGCGACCTGCCCAAGAACTTCAACAAGGAGCAAGTGGAAGGAGTGCAGAG GATAAAGAGGTGTAAAGACTACTACGAGGTTCTGGGTGTCAGTAAGGACGTTAACGAGGAGGAGCTGAAGAAAGCCTACAGGAAGCTGGCGCTGAAGTTTCACCCGGATAAAAATCACGCTCCCGGAGCTACAGAGGCCTTTAAAA AGATCGGGAACGCGTACGCGGTGCTGAGTAACGCGGAGAAGAGGAGGCAGTACGATGTGAGCGGAGGAGAAGAGCCCAGCAGCCCGGGACAGGGCGGACACGGAGGATTCGACTTCCACCGAGGCTTCGAGGCCGACATCACGCCCGAGGATCTCTTCAACATGTTCTTCGGAGGCGGTTTCCCCGCCT cgAGTACGTTTGCTAACAGCCGGGATCGATACACTCAGCAGACGGAGCACGTGAGGagggagagggaagagagaggagaT gGAGGCTTCTCCATGTTTATTCAGCTGATGCCGATCGTGGTGTTGATCCTGGTGTCTATTCTCAGTCAGCTGATGGTTTCCACTCCTCCGTACAGCCTCTACTCCAGACC atcgaCAGGTCAGACATTaaagagacagacggagaaCCTGCACGTGGATTATTACGTCACCCGAGACTTCAAATCGGAGTTTAAGGGCTCGGCGCTGCAGAAGATTGAGAAGAGCGTGGAGGACGATTACGTGTCTAACGTGCGCAACAACTGCTGGAAGGAACGACAGACGA aAACAGACCTGCTGTACGCCGCTAAAGTGTACAGAGACGAGCGTCTGCGTAGGAAGGCCGAGCTCATGACCATGGACAACTGtaaagagctggacagactaaatgAGCTCTTTCGCGGTGGATGA
- the snapc3 gene encoding snRNA-activating protein complex subunit 3, with the protein MAEGGDTNAVNENVPVYEHVGVNSKPFHLGSFRDLWLSVLKPEDYSFNETSGEIEDAQFIEELGITPQTLEELKTICSPDSLRCHAEDETPDPDLVPANPQLATLKLRKRRLDYKKTLIRDIVGRHDMFSNELEMLSLGRRAEDASDTVPEGEIILTFNIMYPVLFVRFRHVRAYQTLHVLGSQKLTELRDAICCVSDLQVFGEFSNTPDMVPQFISKDHYKSAFFFFEGIFYNDMRFPECRDISTVTRDWAKTRGFPEFKTAKMEEATFSDLRMKVGYPYLYCHQGDCEHVLILTDVRLVHKDDCLDRKLYPLLSHKHRVMTRKCCACHLYISRWITTNDTLAPMDPCLYCDQCFRLLHYDQHGNKRGDFQAYAYVDPGAFN; encoded by the exons ATGGCGGAAGGCGGCGATACGAACGCAGTGAACGAAAACGTACCGGTTTATGAACACGTCGGAGTCAACTCCAAACCTTTTCACCTCGGTAGCTTTAGAGATTTGTGGCTAAGCGTGCTGAAACCGGAAGATTACTCTTTTAACGAGACTTCCGGTGAAATAGAGGACGCGCAGTTTATAGAGGAGCTGGGAATCACTCCGCAAACGCTGGAGGAGCTTAAAACTATCTGCAG tcctGATTCTCTTCGCTGTCATGCTGAAGATGAAACTCCTGATCCTGACCTGGTTCCTGCAAACCCTCAGCTCGCCACCTTGAA actgaggaagaggaggctgGACTATAAGAAGACTCTCATACGGGACATTGTAGGACGACACGACATGTTCTCTAATGAGTTG GAAATGCTGTCTCTGGGCAGGAGAGCTGAAGATGCCTCAGACACCGTTCCCGAGGGGGAAATCATCCTCACCTTTAATATCATGTATCCTGTCCTGTTTGTCCGA tttagACACGTGAGGGCGTACCAGACGCTGCATGTTCTGGGCTCGCAGAAGCTCACCGAGCTCCGAGACGCCATCTGCTGTGTGAGCGACCTGCAAGTGTTCGGAGAGTTCAGTAACACACCCGATATGGTGCCTCAGTTCATCAGCAAg gatCATTACAAATCtgcgttcttcttcttcgaGGGGATTTTCTACAACGACATGCGCTTCCCCGAGTGTCGTGATATCAGCAC TGTGACACGTGATTGGGCCAAAACCCGAGGTTTCCCCGAGTTTAAAACGGCTAAGATGGAGGAGGCGACGTTCAGTGATCTGAGGATGAAGGTGGGATATCCGTACCTGTACTGCCATCAGGGAGACTGTGAACACGTCCTCATCCTCACAGACgtcag GCTGGTCCATAAGGACGACTGCTTGGACAGGAAGTTGTATCCACTGCTGTCACACAAGCACAGAGTCATGACCCGGAAGTGCTGCGCGTGTCACCTGTACATCAGCAG ATGGATCACGACGAACGACACGCTTGCTCCGATGGATCCGTGTCTGTACTGCGATCAGTGTTTCCGTCTGCTGCACTACGACCAACACGGCAACAAGCGGGGCGACTTCCAGGCCTACGCTTACGTCGACCCCGGAGCCTTTAACTGA